The Brachyspira hyodysenteriae ATCC 27164 genome includes a window with the following:
- a CDS encoding alpha/beta hydrolase has translation MKKIILSATLILTFLISCSNSQSQNNQSKGGDNMDTRVFKIYTNIEMKKVRFKNRYGIEIAGDLYLPENYTNQKNPAIVVSGPFGAVKEQASGLYAQEMATYGFVALAFDPSFTGESGGDVRNTSSPDIFTEDYSAAVDYLGLLDYVDRNRIGAIGICGLSGMAITAAGTDTRIKAVATLSMYDMSRDMSKGHQDYYTPEQRRKIREYLSEQRWKDAESKTYALGNHEPYFDENNNLMASAMVVPEELPENADPVFAAFYNYYAKRAYHPRAINFVTSWTATMPVSFWSFPLMVNIKDVSPTPILLIAGDRAHSRYYSEDVYKEALEPKELVIVEDADHVDLYDNMEKIPFDKLSQFFKDNLK, from the coding sequence ATGAAAAAAATAATATTATCAGCAACTTTAATACTAACTTTTTTAATATCTTGTAGCAATAGCCAATCACAAAATAATCAATCTAAAGGAGGAGATAATATGGATACAAGAGTTTTTAAGATTTACACAAATATAGAAATGAAAAAAGTAAGATTTAAAAACCGTTACGGCATAGAAATAGCAGGGGATTTATATTTACCAGAAAATTATACTAATCAAAAAAATCCTGCAATAGTTGTATCTGGTCCATTCGGAGCAGTTAAAGAACAAGCTTCAGGATTATATGCTCAGGAAATGGCTACTTATGGTTTTGTTGCTTTAGCATTTGATCCTTCTTTTACTGGTGAAAGCGGCGGAGATGTAAGAAACACTTCTTCACCTGATATATTCACAGAAGATTACAGTGCTGCTGTAGATTATTTGGGATTACTTGATTATGTAGACAGAAACCGCATCGGTGCAATAGGTATTTGCGGACTTTCCGGTATGGCTATCACTGCAGCTGGAACTGACACTAGAATAAAAGCTGTTGCAACTCTTTCAATGTATGATATGTCAAGGGATATGAGTAAAGGACATCAAGACTATTATACACCTGAACAAAGAAGAAAAATAAGAGAATATTTAAGCGAGCAGCGTTGGAAAGATGCTGAAAGCAAAACTTATGCTTTAGGTAATCATGAACCCTATTTTGATGAGAACAATAATTTAATGGCTTCTGCAATGGTTGTACCGGAAGAGCTTCCAGAAAATGCTGATCCTGTATTTGCTGCTTTCTACAACTATTATGCTAAAAGAGCTTATCATCCTAGAGCTATAAACTTTGTTACTTCTTGGACTGCCACAATGCCTGTATCATTTTGGAGCTTTCCTTTAATGGTTAATATTAAAGATGTTTCTCCTACTCCTATACTCTTAATAGCAGGCGACAGAGCACATTCAAGATATTATTCTGAAGATGTTTATAAAGAAGCTTTAGAACCAAAAGAATTAGTAATAGTAGAAGATGCTGATCATGTTGATTTATATGACAATATGGAAAAAATTCCTTTTGATAAATTATCTCAGTTCTTCAAAGATAATTTGAAATAA
- a CDS encoding LysR family transcriptional regulator, producing MEIRALKYFLTTVREGNITKAAKYLNLTQPNLSRQINILERDIGHKLFERKHNNIVLTPEGILLKKRAEEIIDMIEKTRAEFNFTDEVIAGDIFIGAGETWAMSLLASVMKEMQSVYPHIRYNIYSGNFNDITEKLDKGLLDFGVLIDPADLSKYDYLKIPAKDTWGVIMRKDSELAKKKYITKTDLLDLPLIMSRQAIENKLNDNDFIRWFGDSFDKLNIAATYNLLYNALIMVKEGMGYALSLDKLIDNMHNENICFIPLKPKLESGLNIVWKKNQEFSRASKIFLDRLTNEFNNKI from the coding sequence ATGGAAATAAGGGCTTTAAAATATTTTTTAACAACTGTAAGAGAAGGCAATATTACAAAGGCGGCTAAATATCTTAATCTTACTCAGCCAAATTTATCAAGACAGATAAATATACTTGAAAGAGATATAGGGCATAAACTATTTGAAAGAAAGCATAATAATATAGTTCTCACTCCTGAAGGTATTTTGTTAAAAAAGAGAGCCGAAGAAATAATAGATATGATAGAAAAAACCAGAGCGGAGTTTAATTTTACAGATGAAGTTATAGCAGGTGATATTTTTATTGGTGCGGGTGAAACTTGGGCTATGAGTTTGCTTGCTTCTGTTATGAAAGAGATGCAAAGTGTTTATCCTCATATAAGATACAATATTTACAGCGGGAATTTTAATGATATCACAGAAAAACTTGATAAAGGATTATTAGATTTTGGTGTATTAATAGATCCGGCAGATTTGTCAAAGTATGATTATTTAAAAATACCTGCTAAAGATACTTGGGGTGTAATTATGAGAAAAGATTCAGAACTTGCAAAAAAGAAGTATATAACCAAAACTGATTTATTAGATTTACCTTTAATTATGTCTAGGCAGGCTATAGAAAATAAATTAAACGACAATGATTTTATAAGATGGTTTGGTGATAGTTTTGATAAACTTAATATAGCAGCTACATATAACTTACTTTACAATGCATTGATTATGGTTAAGGAAGGAATGGGGTATGCTTTAAGTTTGGACAAATTAATAGACAACATGCATAATGAAAATATTTGTTTTATACCTTTAAAGCCCAAATTAGAATCTGGGCTTAATATAGTTTGGAAGAAGAATCAGGAGTTTTCAAGGGCTTCCAAAATATTTTTAGATAGGCTCACAAATGAATTTAATAATAAAATTTGA
- a CDS encoding protein-tyrosine phosphatase family protein produces the protein MKQIYKNLYVGDDRDCAEFKGAIVHACQSCFVRGVRGNIGDRKVYQSNNDLYLNLLDISSLSFEYAFPMIKISMEFIDEHINDMGVLVHCNFGMSRSPSIALLYMARKGYIDNTSFKDALRDFHEIYTYYSPGMGMYRYFDNYWYEIMSF, from the coding sequence ATGAAGCAAATATATAAGAATCTATATGTAGGTGATGATAGAGATTGTGCTGAGTTTAAAGGGGCTATAGTTCATGCTTGCCAAAGTTGTTTTGTCAGAGGTGTAAGAGGAAATATAGGAGATAGAAAAGTTTATCAAAGTAATAATGATTTGTATTTGAATTTACTTGATATAAGCAGTTTATCTTTTGAATATGCTTTTCCTATGATAAAGATATCTATGGAGTTTATAGATGAACATATAAATGATATGGGAGTATTGGTGCATTGTAATTTCGGTATGTCAAGATCTCCATCTATAGCACTTCTTTATATGGCAAGAAAAGGATATATAGATAATACTTCTTTTAAAGATGCTTTAAGGGATTTTCATGAAATATACACTTACTATTCGCCTGGAATGGGAATGTATAGATACTTCGATAATTATTGGTACGAAATAATGAGTTTTTAG
- the ribD gene encoding bifunctional diaminohydroxyphosphoribosylaminopyrimidine deaminase/5-amino-6-(5-phosphoribosylamino)uracil reductase RibD: MHNNMHEKYMKMAIEEAKKGEGFTSPNPLVGAVIVKDGKVIGIGYHKKCGENHAEINAFLDAKEKGENVEDADIYVTLEPCSHYGKTPPCADAIIKNKLKRVIIGCVDSNPKVAGNGIKKLKDAGIEVIVNVLEEECRKLNEVFFYYIANKRPFIVMKYAMTIDGKIATVSGKSKWITSEKTREHSHRFRNKYSAIMVGINTVIEDNPTLNCRLPNTRNPIRIILDSSLKIDLDSNICKTAKEIKTFIATISNDGKKIKELESLGIEIIKIENDNGKVSLKDLMRILGEEKNIDSVYVEGGAALHASLLKEKLVNKALIYIAPKIFGGFEAKGPIGGEGIDDPNDAVKLVEGSITKIEDDLFLEYYLKY, translated from the coding sequence ATGCACAACAACATGCATGAAAAGTACATGAAAATGGCTATAGAGGAAGCTAAAAAAGGAGAAGGTTTTACAAGTCCTAATCCTTTGGTTGGTGCTGTTATAGTGAAAGACGGAAAAGTTATAGGCATTGGATACCATAAAAAATGCGGTGAAAATCATGCAGAGATTAATGCTTTCTTAGATGCTAAAGAAAAAGGCGAAAATGTTGAAGATGCTGATATATATGTAACTTTAGAGCCTTGTTCTCATTATGGAAAAACTCCTCCTTGTGCTGATGCTATTATAAAAAATAAATTAAAAAGAGTGATTATAGGATGTGTTGATTCTAATCCTAAAGTTGCAGGAAATGGTATAAAAAAATTAAAAGATGCTGGTATTGAAGTTATAGTAAATGTGCTTGAAGAAGAATGCAGAAAATTAAATGAGGTTTTCTTCTATTATATAGCTAATAAAAGACCATTCATTGTTATGAAATACGCTATGACTATTGATGGTAAAATAGCTACTGTAAGCGGTAAATCAAAATGGATAACTTCAGAAAAAACTAGAGAGCATTCTCATAGATTTAGAAATAAATACTCTGCTATAATGGTTGGAATAAATACTGTAATAGAAGATAATCCTACACTTAATTGCAGACTTCCAAATACTAGAAATCCTATAAGAATAATTTTGGATAGTTCATTAAAAATAGATTTGGATTCTAATATTTGTAAAACTGCAAAAGAAATAAAAACGTTTATAGCTACTATTAGCAATGATGGAAAAAAAATAAAAGAACTTGAAAGTTTGGGTATAGAGATAATAAAAATAGAAAATGATAATGGCAAAGTAAGTTTAAAAGATTTGATGAGAATACTTGGAGAAGAAAAAAATATTGACAGTGTGTATGTTGAAGGCGGTGCTGCTTTACATGCTAGTTTATTAAAAGAAAAGCTAGTAAATAAGGCTTTGATTTATATAGCACCAAAAATATTTGGAGGTTTTGAAGCAAAAGGCCCTATAGGAGGCGAAGGGATAGATGATCCTAATGATGCTGTTAAACTTGTTGAAGGCAGCATAACAAAAATAGAAGACGATTTGTTTTTGGAGTATTATTTAAAATATTAA
- a CDS encoding riboflavin synthase, which produces MFTGIVEEIGTVKSVQSKVITIEASKIFDDLHLGDSVAVNGTCLTVSSFDNKIFNADVTQETLNRTNLGSLKNGSKVNLERAMTLSGRFGGHIVSGHIDGVGSIKSMKKDDNAIILTIEVPKHLMKYIVEKGSVAVDGISLTVASLTDNTFSIAVIPHTLKKTVLYYKKEGDKVNIENDVIGKYVERLLTFKEDNNDSKKSNITMEFLLKNGF; this is translated from the coding sequence ATGTTTACTGGTATAGTTGAAGAAATAGGAACTGTTAAATCTGTACAAAGCAAAGTTATTACAATAGAAGCTAGCAAAATATTTGATGATTTGCATTTGGGTGATAGTGTTGCTGTTAATGGTACTTGTTTAACTGTATCTAGTTTTGATAATAAAATATTTAATGCAGATGTTACTCAAGAAACTTTGAACCGTACTAATTTAGGAAGTTTAAAAAACGGAAGTAAAGTTAATCTTGAAAGAGCTATGACTTTAAGTGGAAGATTCGGCGGTCATATAGTAAGCGGACATATTGACGGCGTGGGAAGCATTAAGTCTATGAAGAAAGATGACAATGCTATAATACTCACTATTGAAGTGCCTAAACACTTAATGAAATATATAGTAGAAAAAGGTTCTGTTGCTGTTGACGGCATAAGTTTAACAGTGGCAAGTTTAACTGATAATACTTTTTCTATAGCAGTTATTCCTCATACATTAAAGAAAACTGTACTTTATTATAAAAAAGAAGGTGATAAGGTTAATATTGAAAATGATGTTATAGGCAAATATGTAGAAAGGCTTTTGACATTTAAAGAAGATAATAATGATAGTAAAAAATCCAATATAACAATGGAATTTTTACTTAAAAATGGTTTTTAA
- a CDS encoding bifunctional 3,4-dihydroxy-2-butanone-4-phosphate synthase/GTP cyclohydrolase II, which translates to MENVYSTIDEALEDLRNGKIIVVSDDEDRENEGDLICAAEFATTENINFMATYAKGLICMPMSKEITNRLNLNQMVTKNTDNHETAFTVSIDHVETTTGISAVERSITALKVIDENAKPEDFRRPGHMFPLLAKEGGVLVRMGHTEATVDLMRLAGLKECGLCCEIMRDDGDMMRRDDLIDFAKKHNLKMITVSDLIDYRKKNEDLMELYAKAKMPTKYGEFEILTFVNKITKEHHVVLTMGDISSGEDVLCRVHSECLTGDALGSKRCDCGEQYDYAMRKIAEEGRGIMVYMRQEGRGIGLVNKLRAYELQDSGLDTVDANIALGFRDDMREYYEAYQMLKNLGVKSIKIMTNNPDKIKYLNNYGLEIKDRVPIQIEASEYDAFYLKTKKERMGHILD; encoded by the coding sequence ATGGAAAATGTTTACAGCACTATCGATGAAGCTTTAGAGGATTTAAGAAACGGAAAAATTATAGTTGTTTCTGATGATGAAGATAGAGAAAATGAGGGCGATTTAATCTGTGCGGCAGAATTTGCTACTACAGAAAATATCAACTTTATGGCTACTTATGCTAAGGGTTTGATATGTATGCCTATGAGTAAAGAGATTACAAATAGATTAAATTTAAATCAAATGGTTACAAAAAATACTGATAATCATGAAACAGCTTTCACAGTATCTATTGACCATGTTGAAACTACAACAGGAATATCAGCTGTTGAAAGATCTATCACAGCTTTAAAAGTTATTGATGAGAATGCTAAACCTGAAGATTTTAGACGTCCTGGTCATATGTTCCCATTACTTGCAAAAGAAGGCGGAGTATTGGTTAGAATGGGACATACTGAAGCTACTGTTGATTTGATGAGATTAGCAGGTTTAAAAGAATGCGGTTTATGCTGTGAGATTATGAGAGATGACGGCGATATGATGAGAAGAGATGATTTGATTGATTTCGCTAAAAAACATAATCTTAAAATGATCACTGTTTCTGATTTGATTGATTATAGAAAAAAGAATGAAGATTTAATGGAGCTTTACGCTAAGGCTAAAATGCCTACTAAATACGGTGAGTTTGAAATACTTACTTTCGTAAATAAAATCACAAAAGAACATCATGTAGTTTTAACTATGGGAGATATTTCAAGCGGAGAAGATGTACTTTGCAGAGTTCATTCTGAATGTTTAACAGGTGATGCATTAGGCTCTAAAAGATGCGATTGCGGTGAGCAGTATGATTATGCTATGAGAAAAATTGCAGAGGAAGGCAGGGGCATAATGGTTTATATGCGTCAGGAAGGAAGAGGAATAGGACTTGTTAATAAATTAAGAGCCTATGAACTTCAGGACAGCGGACTTGATACAGTTGATGCTAATATAGCTTTGGGTTTCAGAGATGATATGCGTGAATATTATGAGGCTTATCAAATGCTTAAAAATTTGGGAGTAAAAAGCATAAAAATAATGACTAATAACCCAGATAAAATAAAGTATTTGAATAATTACGGCTTAGAGATAAAAGACAGAGTACCTATACAGATAGAAGCTTCAGAGTATGATGCATTTTATCTAAAAACTAAGAAGGAAAGAATGGGCCATATATTAGATTAA
- a CDS encoding Rpn family recombination-promoting nuclease/putative transposase, producing MDNVKYFNTLNDYFVRYLLSDRGSEAILLDFINSIMLDSNMKTFRSVEILTPFNYKENYEDKETITDVKCITQNGSVVIIEIQLQGNSRFPERILYYWASNYSKLLKQGEKYDALTPVISINLLNFNLDDSENIHSCYMIYDTGNQRLLTDHLQIHIIEVKKFKYNLLKPDLNCWLKFFTIKESDNKEVIMSELVKEKPIMEEVQRRYNNFIKDRLMMNEYDKRQAYLYGNQIMLEEERRLGIEEGKKEQQISIARNFKKAGIDIKIISENTGLSIEEIENL from the coding sequence ATGGATAATGTAAAATATTTTAATACATTGAATGATTATTTTGTGAGATATCTTTTATCTGATAGAGGAAGTGAAGCAATATTGTTGGATTTTATTAATTCAATAATGCTTGACTCCAATATGAAGACATTTAGAAGTGTTGAAATATTAACTCCATTTAATTATAAAGAAAATTATGAAGATAAAGAAACAATTACAGATGTAAAATGTATAACTCAAAATGGTTCAGTTGTTATAATAGAGATTCAGCTTCAAGGAAATTCAAGGTTTCCAGAGAGAATACTTTATTATTGGGCTTCTAATTACAGCAAACTTTTAAAGCAGGGTGAAAAATATGATGCTCTAACTCCTGTAATTAGTATTAATCTTCTTAATTTTAATTTAGATGATTCAGAAAATATTCATTCTTGTTATATGATTTATGATACAGGTAATCAAAGATTATTAACTGATCATTTACAAATACACATAATTGAAGTAAAAAAATTTAAATACAATTTATTAAAACCTGATTTAAATTGCTGGCTTAAATTTTTTACTATAAAGGAAAGTGATAATAAGGAGGTTATAATGTCAGAATTAGTAAAAGAAAAGCCTATAATGGAAGAAGTACAAAGAAGATATAATAACTTCATTAAAGATAGATTGATGATGAATGAATATGATAAAAGACAAGCATATTTATATGGTAATCAAATAATGCTTGAAGAAGAGCGAAGACTAGGAATTGAAGAAGGTAAAAAAGAACAGCAAATATCTATAGCTAGAAACTTTAAAAAAGCTGGCATAGATATAAAAATAATTAGTGAAAATACAGGTTTGAGTATAGAAGAAATAGAAAACTTGTGA
- the ribH gene encoding 6,7-dimethyl-8-ribityllumazine synthase → MKTFEGKLVSEKPIKIGIVCARFNEFIVSKLLGGALDALSRHNIKDDDITVAWVPGAFEIPLIASKMAKSKKYDAVVCLGAVIRGSTTHYDYVCAEVSKGIANVSLNSDIPVMFGVLTTENIEQAIERAGTKAGNKGFDSAMAAIEMVNLIREIEK, encoded by the coding sequence ATGAAAACTTTTGAAGGAAAACTCGTTAGTGAAAAACCAATTAAAATCGGTATAGTGTGTGCTAGATTCAATGAATTCATTGTTTCTAAACTTTTGGGCGGTGCTTTAGATGCTTTATCTCGTCATAATATAAAAGACGATGATATTACTGTAGCTTGGGTACCTGGTGCTTTTGAGATACCTCTTATTGCTTCTAAAATGGCTAAATCTAAAAAGTATGATGCAGTTGTTTGTTTGGGTGCTGTTATAAGAGGCTCTACTACTCATTATGATTATGTTTGTGCTGAAGTATCAAAAGGTATTGCTAATGTTTCTCTTAATTCTGATATACCTGTAATGTTTGGTGTGCTTACTACTGAAAATATTGAACAGGCTATTGAAAGAGCTGGAACTAAAGCAGGAAACAAAGGTTTTGATTCTGCTATGGCTGCTATTGAAATGGTTAACTTAATCAGAGAAATAGAAAAATAA
- a CDS encoding HI0074 family nucleotidyltransferase substrate-binding subunit has product MNELSLLEQEGVVKRFEYTYELAWKTLKDYLKYNGSLNNIDISPRNIFKEGYSAKIINSQDDFIDMMLRRNLLSHTYDFVKFKEIIKRIENNYLKILNELYSFFLEKIND; this is encoded by the coding sequence ATAAATGAATTATCATTATTAGAGCAGGAAGGTGTTGTTAAAAGATTTGAATATACTTATGAATTAGCTTGGAAAACTTTGAAAGATTATTTAAAATATAATGGAAGTTTAAACAATATAGATATATCCCCAAGAAATATTTTTAAAGAAGGATATTCAGCAAAGATTATTAATAGTCAAGATGATTTTATTGATATGATGCTTAGACGTAATTTACTTTCACATACTTATGATTTTGTGAAGTTTAAAGAGATTATTAAACGAATAGAAAATAATTATTTGAAAATACTTAATGAATTATATAGTTTCTTTTTGGAAAAAATAAATGATTAA
- a CDS encoding nucleotidyltransferase domain-containing protein gives MLDEKIKEGIKNICSSYENIEHVILFGSRAMDREKYNSDIDLAVIGKFDLLFCERLKEELSELPTLLKFDVISYNDIENQELINDIKNHGKIIYKK, from the coding sequence ATGCTTGATGAAAAGATAAAAGAAGGTATAAAAAATATATGCAGTTCTTATGAGAATATAGAACATGTTATACTGTTTGGTTCTAGGGCAATGGATAGAGAAAAATATAATTCGGATATAGATTTGGCTGTAATAGGAAAGTTTGATTTACTATTTTGCGAAAGACTAAAAGAAGAATTATCAGAGCTTCCTACTCTTTTAAAATTCGATGTTATTTCTTATAATGATATAGAAAATCAAGAATTAATAAATGATATAAAAAATCATGGAAAAATTATTTATAAAAAATAG
- a CDS encoding ankyrin repeat domain-containing protein — MKYLLIFLLSIIIFSCDSKESNNNNADKVTINLDDSTDNNINKTEQSNNSSINTNQTEETTYYSYTDKEIVSFIESGDFQTIKKLIESKSLDINYNLEIDEYSKSTPLIQAIKYKQTDIINYLLENNADVNLTLGYSTPLTEAMYDEELVRKLIDLGADVNLPAELTGFTPLMASLHNIAITELLIEKGADIEAKDDDGINALVYAASFNNEEMVKFLLEKGADANTVCEIKNEHIEISPTPLMNAAYKGNTNIINMLLENGADINYTTDYGMTALMYAASFNQFEAAKVLLENNADTSITDEDGYTALDLAKSENYEDIVELLEKYN; from the coding sequence ATGAAATATTTATTAATTTTTTTACTTTCTATAATTATATTTTCTTGTGATAGCAAAGAATCAAACAATAATAATGCAGATAAAGTAACTATAAATTTAGATGACAGTACAGATAATAATATAAATAAAACAGAACAATCAAATAATTCATCAATAAATACAAATCAAACAGAAGAAACAACATATTATTCATACACAGATAAAGAAATTGTATCTTTTATAGAATCAGGAGATTTTCAAACAATCAAAAAATTAATTGAATCAAAAAGTTTAGATATTAATTATAACTTAGAGATAGATGAATATTCTAAGTCAACGCCTTTAATACAAGCTATAAAATATAAGCAAACTGATATCATAAATTATTTATTAGAAAATAATGCAGATGTTAATTTAACTTTAGGATATTCTACTCCATTAACAGAAGCTATGTATGATGAAGAACTTGTTCGTAAACTTATAGATTTAGGAGCTGATGTCAATTTACCTGCTGAACTTACAGGCTTTACTCCTCTTATGGCTAGCCTTCATAATATTGCTATAACAGAGCTTTTAATTGAAAAAGGTGCGGACATTGAAGCAAAAGATGATGACGGCATTAATGCTTTAGTTTATGCTGCTTCTTTCAATAATGAAGAGATGGTAAAATTTTTACTTGAAAAGGGAGCTGACGCCAATACAGTATGCGAAATAAAAAATGAACATATTGAGATATCGCCTACTCCTTTAATGAATGCCGCTTATAAAGGAAACACTAATATAATCAATATGTTATTAGAAAATGGTGCTGATATTAATTATACCACTGATTATGGAATGACTGCTTTAATGTATGCAGCAAGTTTTAATCAATTTGAAGCTGCAAAAGTACTTTTAGAAAATAATGCTGATACTTCTATAACTGATGAAGATGGTTATACTGCACTTGATTTGGCAAAATCAGAAAATTATGAAGATATAGTTGAGCTTCTTGAAAAATATAATTAA
- a CDS encoding ankyrin repeat domain-containing protein — protein MKYLLIFFLSILVFSCNTKEQNNNTDKSTINIDDSTDNINKTEQSNTDDKDNKSNNSSINTNETEETTYYSYTDEEIVSFIESGDLETIKKLIESKSLDVNYNLEIDEYSKSTPLIKAIEYKQTDIINYLLENNADVNLTLGYSTPLTEAMYDEELVRKLIDLGADVNLPAQSGFTPLMASHNNIAIAELLIEKGADIEAKDDYGINALVYASSDENEEMVKFLLEKGADANTVCEIENEHIDISPTPLMNAVYNGNTNIINMLLENGADINYTTDEMTPLIYAAYKGNTNIINTLLENGVDINYTNDYGMTALMYAASFNQFEAAKILLENNADISITDEDGDTALMHAANNGNTNIINVLLENGADINYTNDYGMTALMYAANSMYAASYNQFEAVKILLENNADTSITDKDGRTALDMAKSKDNKKYNNDIVKLLEKYN, from the coding sequence ATGAAATATTTATTAATTTTTTTTCTTTCTATTCTAGTATTTTCTTGCAATACCAAGGAACAAAATAATAATACAGATAAATCGACTATAAACATAGATGATAGTACAGATAACATAAATAAAACAGAACAATCAAATACAGATGATAAAGATAATAAATCAAATAATTCATCAATAAATACAAATGAAACAGAAGAAACAACATATTATTCATACACAGATGAAGAAATTGTATCTTTTATAGAATCAGGAGATTTGGAAACAATCAAAAAATTAATTGAATCAAAAAGTTTAGATGTTAATTATAACTTAGAGATAGATGAATATTCCAAGTCAACCCCTTTAATAAAAGCTATAGAATATAAGCAAACTGATATTATAAATTATTTATTAGAAAATAATGCAGATGTTAATTTAACTTTAGGATATTCTACTCCATTAACAGAAGCTATGTATGATGAAGAACTTGTTCGTAAACTTATAGATTTAGGAGCCGATGTCAATTTACCTGCTCAGTCAGGATTTACTCCTCTTATGGCTAGCCATAATAATATTGCTATAGCAGAGCTTTTAATTGAAAAAGGTGCGGACATTGAAGCTAAAGATGATTATGGCATTAATGCTTTAGTTTATGCCTCAAGTGATGAAAATGAAGAGATGGTAAAATTTTTACTTGAAAAGGGAGCTGACGCCAATACAGTATGCGAAATAGAAAATGAACATATTGATATATCGCCTACTCCTTTAATGAATGCTGTTTATAACGGAAACACTAATATAATAAATATGTTATTGGAAAATGGTGCTGATATTAATTATACCACTGATGAAATGACTCCTTTAATTTATGCTGCTTATAAAGGAAACACTAATATAATAAATACGTTATTAGAAAATGGTGTTGATATTAATTATACCAATGATTATGGAATGACTGCTTTAATGTATGCAGCAAGTTTTAATCAATTTGAAGCTGCAAAAATACTTTTAGAAAATAATGCTGATATTTCTATAACTGATGAAGATGGTGATACTGCTTTAATGCATGCTGCTAATAACGGAAACACTAATATAATAAATGTGTTATTAGAAAATGGTGCTGATATTAATTATACCAATGATTATGGAATGACTGCTTTAATGTATGCAGCAAATTCAATGTATGCAGCAAGTTATAATCAATTTGAAGCAGTAAAAATACTTTTAGAAAATAATGCTGATACTTCTATAACTGATAAAGATGGTAGGACTGCACTTGATATGGCAAAATCAAAAGATAATAAGAAATATAATAATGATATAGTTAAGCTTCTTGAAAAATATAATTAA